The region TAAATACGCCTCGCTCCCTCCGtttgtaacaaaaatatattagatattcattttttgtcttttttcctgGTTTTTCAGAAAGTGCCATCGAGACTCTGGCTGAGTTTGACTCGGCGAGTCTGGAGACGAGTTTCCATCCCAGAGAGCGACGGCGCTGCCGCCTCCTCCGTCCCCTCCGGTCCAGTTCGGTCCGTCCCGTTCGGGTCCGAGCGTTTACGAGCAGCCGCACTCCTCCACGATCATGTCCTTGATGTCCTTCTTGATGATCTTCTGCTCCTCGTTGTAGTAGAGCATGGACATGGCGCGTAGCCGGGTGGGCACGCAGCACGACCGCAGGTTCTGGAAGGGGGTGTAGCCCCGCATGCGGTAGTGGCTGATGACGGTGGAGTGGAAGGACAGCGTGGAGCCCGCGATGCTCGCCACGTGGGACGGGCACTCGCCCTCGCAGTAGTTGGCGTGGTAACCGGACGGCGCGATGATCCAGTCGCTCCAGCCGATGTCCTTGAAGTTGACGTAGAACTGCCTCTTGCAGCAGACCCTCACCTTCCCGTCGCACTCCAGGCCGCGCTTCCTGCGCCGCCGAGCGTCGCCTCCGTCGCCCTGCCGCACCACGGCCATGAGGAAGGGCCGGTGGGACTGCTCCCTCTGGTTGCCGCCGGAGACCAGGACGAGCGTGGCGCCGGAGTCGCCGCACAGCGGGCAGGAAACCCGCAGGCTCAGCGCGCTGCTCCGCCGGCTCTCCAGCAGCGCCTGCACCGCCGCGGACACCGGGAAGGTGTGCCAGCCGCTGCGCCGCGTGTCCACCGTCTTCTCGGCCAGCAGGACCTCGTCCTGCGGCGTGGCGGCGCGTCCGCGCTGCTGGAACAGGCGGATGGTGACTTTGGCTCGGCTGCGGTTGGTTTTGGCCAAGCGGAGGAAGAGCCAGACGTTGGCCTGCTCCACCAGGGACATGTCGCCTCCATCCTTGGACAGGACGAAGTCCACCACGCCCTGGGACTCACCTGGAGACACAGGGAGAGGACAGCGTTAGGTCACCtgctctgctctctgattggctgacaggtcAGACCAGAGACTTCCTGATCAACAACCAGAGACTCATGGGAGGTGAAGTTCTTTAAACCGTCATCACCTTGGAAAGAGGAGAAACGGTGAAGAGAAATCTGAGTTTTCATCCCAAACTActggttgccatgacaacaaacacacacaacgtCACCTCAGAGATCAGAGTgtgagccacacacacacacacacgcacacacacacacacacacacacacacacacacacacacacgcacacacacacacagactcagcAGCAGCGGTTGGAGCTTCTGCAGTTGGAGGTTTTTATAGCAGCTAATGGTTCCCACCAGAACCTGTGTGGTCTCatcctgctgctggttctgatggtgaGACGGCTCCGGACCTCCAGAACCAACATGGTGGAAAACCTGCAGCGTGTCGCTTCGTCGGCGTGAAACCCTCCTGAGGACTTTAACTAGGACGAAAACACGAATTCCTCCTAGAAAGTTCTACGTTCAGGAATCGGTTCTGCGTTCTGCTGCTGTTCCTCCCTACAGTCACCTGGTACCTGCttacagcagcagaaccaggcttCCTGGACCTTTGCTCTCCAAACGCCCCCGGCTCTGGTCTGGGTCGATGAAGCTGCTTGTGGTTTCCACTCTGTGGGTTTTACGGCGGTTCTTCCTCTGGTTGCTCACATGTGGTGCAGCTTTATGTTTCCTGGCAGCCTGCAGGCCGGCAGCGCGACTCCCAGCATGCTCTGCCTCGTGGGCAACGCAGAGCCGAGTCACGACTTCAGAGTTTATGAATGTCAGCAGCAGCGATGCTCAGTTAGACGGTGTGAATGGGcgacaagtgtgtgtgtgtgtgtgtgtgtgaggaggcGGCTTCACTGAGTCCATTAGAGCATCTTAAGAGACGTTTGGAGGCGATTATCTCACTTAGATCATCATCACCTCCAGGAGACAGAAAGTAAAGAGTTCTGTTCATTCATCCTTTCTGAGGACCGGCTGGACTGGACCGGGCCACAGAACCGGCCGGTTCTGGTTCCAAACACTGCCTCTTCTTCTACTTGGCTGCAGGTTTGGGTCACTTTACGGTCCTGCAGAAGAAGCTCAGTTTGGTCCGATCCATCTTTCAGAACCAGTGGAAGGAACAAGAACCGACACAGACGGGTCAGTTCAGGATACCAGAACCAGACGGAGCGGTCCAACAGAACCGCTCATCAACCAGGTACAGGAGGAGTTGAAACCCAACAGGAATAATCTGAACCTTCGTTAAGCTCCGCCCACTTTAGAGCAAACTGGATCAATTTCACCGTATTTTAATCGAGAGAAAACCCAGAGATCAGGTTTCatgcagatgttctggttccgTCAGCTGCAGCTCGTCTTACTGtaccagaaccggttctgaaCTCCAGctggattttcttctgctgGAAGAACCAAGAAGTTTGTCTCTGAAGTGAGAAGCAGATAAAAATCCATCTGACTGACTAATAGATGAAAACCCGACGCAGCTTGGCAGAAGAGCCgatctgaacatttttcattttttctcatGAACTTCTGCTCCGGCTTTAATGAAAACAATCTGCAGAATGCATCCCATAATTGTCCGTCACTGTGGGGAATTTTGAAGCCTCTCCAGATGCAGATTCTGTGGATGGTTCCTGTCGAGTCGTTAAAATGATCCGCGGCTCGTTGTGAGAACATTTAcgaccaaaacaaacataaaaatctgaagttcTGACACAAAGTTGGACCCCAGGAGCCTGGAATAAACTCCAAAACCTAAACCCACCAAACCATCAAATAACTCagatttctgattgtttttagaCCACCAAAcgcaacatttttataatttcactGATTCAGTCAACATGAAACCAGTTAGCTTCAGCTAGCAGCTGGTGGAGCAACGCCTGATGACCCAATGCTAAGATGTTCTGGTTCcttcattaaacattaaagtcAATCACtataaaggtcaaaggtcacctcaGACCTCCATcagctgctgatgttttttATGAATCCGCTTCAGTCTTCACAGCATCTTCTGTCCAAATGAGGATTTTATATCGACTTCAGTTCTTCATAGTAGCTGTACGAACTGTTACTATAGTTACTATACAGTTACTATAGTACTATTTACTATAATACTATTTACTATAGTAACTCTATAGTAACTGTACAGTTACTATACAGTTACTATACAGTTACTATAGTACTATTTACTATAGTACTATAGTAACTTCATAGTAACTCTACAGCTACTATACAGTTACTATAGAGTTACTATAGTACATAGTATTATAGTAAATAGTACTATAGTAACTGTATAGTAACTGTAGAGTTACTATGAAGTTACTATAGAGTTACTATAGTAACTGTACAGTTACTATACAGTTACTATAGTACTATTTACTATAATACTATGTACTATAGTAACTCTATAGTAACTGTATGAACTGTTACTATAGAGTTACTATAGTAAATAGTACTATAGTAACTGTAGAGTTACTATGAAGTTACTATAGTAAATAGTAACTGTATAGTACCTGTATTTGTGTCTAACCAATGTTTTCCCAAACCATCATTAGCATCATGCTAACTTGA is a window of Xiphophorus maculatus strain JP 163 A chromosome 21, X_maculatus-5.0-male, whole genome shotgun sequence DNA encoding:
- the LOC102225600 gene encoding inhibin beta A chain-like; its protein translation is MSVLPFLGWVLLVLVLVQGGGADLPSGPLSLTLQSPPDAAGAHCPSCALARMRRGDGPDGDSPAYAEEKAAQQDVVEAVKRHILNMLHLQARPNITRPVPRAALLNALRKLHVGRVAEDGSVQIEGEEEARGRGGKGGGAAAAGARAGDGGDAPETTEIITFAEAGESQGVVDFVLSKDGGDMSLVEQANVWLFLRLAKTNRSRAKVTIRLFQQRGRAATPQDEVLLAEKTVDTRRSGWHTFPVSAAVQALLESRRSSALSLRVSCPLCGDSGATLVLVSGGNQREQSHRPFLMAVVRQGDGGDARRRRKRGLECDGKVRVCCKRQFYVNFKDIGWSDWIIAPSGYHANYCEGECPSHVASIAGSTLSFHSTVISHYRMRGYTPFQNLRSCCVPTRLRAMSMLYYNEEQKIIKKDIKDMIVEECGCS